Within Capra hircus breed San Clemente chromosome 7, ASM170441v1, whole genome shotgun sequence, the genomic segment AGTGATTTTATATGCCTCTGTTTAGGCAACAGAAAGACAATATAATCTCTGAAAAGTCAAAGCATACtgatgaaaaataaagtttggaaTATATTCACAAGTACATTgaatatttttactatatttgccAGATCATAGTAGTCCTGATGGCTATGAAGTCATGTAAATAACTGGATCTCTAAATCCATTCACCAGTtcatggacatttatgttgttcttatgtcttggctattgtgaatagagcTGATATGAACAtaaaggtgcatgtatcttttgaattatagttttgacCAAATATATATCCAGCAATAGGATTGTTGAATCGTATGATAACTCTatttctagttgtttttttttttaatgtggcacatatatacaatagaatactattcagccataaaaagaatgaaagtgtaccatttgcaaaaacatgggtgtatttagagattatcatagtaagtgaagtaactcagaaagaaaaatacagataccatacaatatcacttatTCATAGAATTTGAAATATGACAAAAATGAACCTATCCAGAAAACAAACAGACTTGCAAACATAGAGAGCTTACTTGTGgttggttgccaaggaggagagaAGAAGGGATGGACTGTGAGTTTGAGGTTAACAGATGCAAAGTATTATacatagaatagataaacaacaaggtcctaatgtatagtgcagggaactatattcaatatcctatgataaaccataatggaagagaGTATAAGaggaatatataactgaatcacttttctgtacaacagcaattaacataacattgtaaatcaactatatgtctaTAAAAAAATTACCCAAATAACTAAGAAAAATTAGAAGAGTTGACAAAATACtgcagaggtgtttttttttttttaattagaggttttGAGGAAGAATATAACAAGGATTTTCATTATGTACCTAGTGacagtttttagaaaaaaaaaagttctagctGCCTCTTTTCTTGATTATCCTCAAGAAAGTTACATTCTGTCTGTAGGATATCTAATATTTGTCAGAATTTGTACCAATTTTGAAGAAAACAAGTCTGAAGTTATGAAAGTTAAGTGGTCAATTAACAACTGCAGTGTAATAGAGATGTAATCCTCAACCTTCTAATTTTAATCAAaccctcctgagccaccaggaaagcccaagaatactggggagggtagcctgttcttctccaagggatcttcctgacccaggaattgaaccagtgtctcctgcattgcaggcggattctttacccactgagctaccagggaagccccaatagagACGTAATCATAAATTTTCTAATTTCAATCAAACCCTCTTGCCTTTTTAAGACAGCATGAGAAAAAAATTCACTCAGTTTTAGAATTGCTCTTGTCTCACTAACGAAACAAAGTAGCAAGGCAGGCATCTGACTAAATTACTTAGTCCTTGGACCCAATTAATTAATCATTAGTCCCATGACTATCAAGCTTCAGGATATCCTCTTAGTATTTTTCTCCTGAAATGTTTCCACTACAATTATCCCTGTCAGCTTCTATTATAGTTACAGATATTCCtatctatttatatatgtttcagGGAAGACAGCATGCTATTTACAAAATTAGTGAGatattgatgaaagtaaaagtagagagtgaaaaagttggcttaaagctcaacattcagaaaacaaagatcatggcatctggtcccatcacttcatggcaaatagatggggaaacagtggaaacagtgtcagactttttttaggggggtgggggaggactccaaaatcactgcagatggtgactgtaaccatgaaattaaaagacgcttactccttggaagaaaagttatgaccaacctagatagcatattcaaaagcagagatattactttgccaacaaaggtccgtctagtcaaggctatggtttttcctgtggtcatgtatggatgtgagagttggcctgtgaagaaagctgagcactgaagaattgatgcctttgaactgtggtgttggagaagactcttgaaagtcccttggactgcaaggagatccaaccagtccattctgaaggagatccgccctgggatttctttggagggaatgatgctaaggctgaaactccagtactttggccacctcatgcgaagagttgactcattggaaaagactctgaagctgggagggattggggccaagaggagaaggggacaacagaggatgagatggctggatggcatcactgactggatggatgtgagtctgagtgaactccaggagttggtgatggacagggaggcctggcatgctgcgattcatggggttgcaaagagttggacatgactgagcgactgaactgaactgagtgagatATTATGTAACTATGTCATTTTTCCATTGTGTTTATATGCGTATATATGAACGTAAGTTATGCAAAGACAAATTTCAACTAACATGacaattttgaaatttaaagacttttttttaatctttttcttttcaattacaGGATTCCCTTTAATGGAGTCATGGAAGAACATATATCAGAAAATGGCATTCATCAGGAGAATAGTAGATATTGTAATCAAATCACtaaattcacacatacacacacaatcttCTAATAGCAGCACCCAGACGCCTTTAATTCTCAGTTGTTTATTCTGCACTGTCTACCATTTAATCACAAAAGCAAGATGAATAACAGCATTGTAACTGAATTCATGATCCTAGGCCTCACTCAAAAACCTGAACTCCAGGGAGTTCTCTTCATTATCTTTCTCTTCATCTACTTCGTGGCTTTCCTTGGCAATATGCTTATTGTCATTGCCATAGTCTATAACACTAGCTTGCATACCCCCATGTATGTTCTCCTTCTGGCCCTTGCTATCGTGGACATCATCTGCACAACAAGCATAATCCCAAAAATACTTGCGACCATGCTAACATCAAGAAAGACCATCTCATATGGAGGCTGCATGTCCCAACTCTTCTTCTTCACATGGTCCCTGGGTGCTGAGATGGTTCTCTTCACCActatggcctatgaccgctatgtggccatctgtttCCCTCTACGCTACAGTGCTATTATGAACCACTATATGTGTGTGGCCTTGCTCAGTGTTGTCATGGCTATTGCAGTAACCAACTCGTGGGTACACACAGGTCTCATCCTAAGGCTGACCTTCTGTGGATCAAACACCATTGACCACTTCTTCTGCGAGATACCCCCGCTGCTAGCTTTGTCCTGCAGCCCAGTGAGAATCAACGAAGTGATGGTGTATGTTGCTGATATTACTCTGGCTATAGGTGACTTCACCCTCACCTGCATCTCCTACTGTTTTATCATTGCTGCCATTCTTCGCATCCGCACtacagaagggaagagaaaggccTTCTCAACATGCTCATCTCATCTTATAGTGGTGTCTCTTTATTATTCTCCTGTAATCTACACCTATATACGGCCAGCTTCCAGCTACACATTTGAAAGGGACAAAATGGTAGCTGCACTCTATACTCTTGTGACCCCTACATTAAACCCAATTGTGTACAGTTTCCGAAATAAGGACATGCAGGCAGGGATTAGGAAAGTATTTGCATGCCTGAAACATTAGTAGTTTCAAAGGAGAATGTCAGCTCTCTAGAATCATTTTCTACAACTTAGATTTTACTTACCTTTCATATTTACCTCAATCCCCAACTTTTCCATTCCCTCTTAGCACAAGAATGTCTCATCTCATAGTAAGTCACTTCCTTAGATTTCATTTCTAAACTACGCTTATTCTCGGGCTTGTTTGGTGGTCTAGTCATTAAGACTCCatatttccaatgcaggaggcccaggtttgatctctggtcagggaactggatccctcatgctacaactaagagccTGCATGTaacaacaaagatcctgtgtgcctcaactaagacccagtgcagccaaattaaacaaacaaacaaaaaaacttattCTGTTATAATTAAACTGTACTGATTGATAATTCTATAGGTTCCTGAAACATTCTCTTTCATGAAAACTTTCCAAACTAATTACAGTGTAATCATAATGTTTCTCTTAATCCTACCTTGTTCCTAGAATTCTCATTGCCTCCACAACTCCATGCTTTTCACTTTAACAATATTTGTgatgtaatggacatgagtttgagcaaactcccagagacagtgaaggccagggaagcctgacatgcctcggtacatggagtcacaaagaatcgatcataacttagtgactgaacaatgacaacaacatagATATAGCCTCACAAAAATAGATATCCATATCTctcactatatatatacatatatatacacataagtgtgtgtgttagtcacttcaattgtgtccatgtctttgcaaccccatgtactgtggcccaccaacctcttctgtccatgggattctccaggcaagaatattggagtgggtttccatgtccacccctggggatctttccaacccagggactgaacctgcaccttttatgtctcctacattagcaggaaGGTTTttcaccattagtgccacctgggaagcccatatagacgTATACCACatgtctaaatatatatatatatatgaatatttgtttatattaatatagtaaataaacatataaatatttatttattaataagttaaataaatataagaatacttatatatatatatatatacacacatatatgtcaaCGTCTTTCTAAATGTCAAACTTAACAATATAATAGCAGTTACTTTACCAGCAAAAGCAAGTCTACTCAAGAAGAGTTGGAGGAATTGCAATTCAGAGTTTACGAACAATGGTGGACCATAGGCAAatccagaaaatgaaagaaaacttgcTTTTAGGccatgctagtggtaaagaaccaacctgccaatgcaggagacataagagacatgagatcaatccctgggttgggcagatcccctggagaaagaaatggcaacccactccaatattcttgcctggagaatctcatggacagaggagcctggtgggctacagttcataggatcccaaagagtcagacatgactgcagcaacttaCCACAGAACAACAAATAGAGAAAAAGGGAAACTGGAAATTCTGTAATAACCAATTAGCCCATTGGAGGAAGCTTAGGAGGTCAAATTATGGACGCTTCTCATTGGTTGGGCTGCTGTAGTCTCTGATTGGCTGGTCCCTTACTGGGTGGAGAGAAGTTTTCTCTTTCATGCGGGATAATAAAGTAGATAACACTTTCTTGTCAGAAATATAGGCTTATATCTCTTCCTGTTTGTACTAACTGATGATGTATCATGGAAATTGAGAGTTGCTTTACCAGTCTGTCTGAAATCTAACTTTAGCTGATGATCCTTTAATTAATTCCTCAGTACTGGTCTGATgcctgcgactccatggactgtagcctgcaggctcctttgtccatggaattctccaagcaagaatataggagtgggttgccgtttctttcacCAGGGGGTCTGCCtcacccagcaattgaaccctggtctcctgctttgcaggtggactctttactatctgacaCATCAGGAAAGTTCAACGATAGAATGAAAAAGCCTATAGCACgtggtattcccaggcggtctcccatccaagtattAAGCCCAAACTTGCTTAGTTTCTGGGATCAGACAAGATCAGGCACATTCACAGTGCTATGCCTGTAGACAATACTGGCCTACCTCACAGGTAATGTGTTTGGTTTCAGACCACCACAAtgaaacaaatatcacatgaagaaagtaaaacttttttttttaatttcacagagcaaataaaagttacatttatacTATAGTAGAGTCTATTATATGTACATTAGTATGgcctaaaagaaaaaatgtacttCCCTTATGTGAAACATTTTGTTGCTAAAAAATGTTAATCATCTTTGAACCTCCAGCAAATCATAATCTTTTTTTGGTGG encodes:
- the LOC102189945 gene encoding olfactory receptor 13G1, which codes for MNNSIVTEFMILGLTQKPELQGVLFIIFLFIYFVAFLGNMLIVIAIVYNTSLHTPMYVLLLALAIVDIICTTSIIPKILATMLTSRKTISYGGCMSQLFFFTWSLGAEMVLFTTMAYDRYVAICFPLRYSAIMNHYMCVALLSVVMAIAVTNSWVHTGLILRLTFCGSNTIDHFFCEIPPLLALSCSPVRINEVMVYVADITLAIGDFTLTCISYCFIIAAILRIRTTEGKRKAFSTCSSHLIVVSLYYSPVIYTYIRPASSYTFERDKMVAALYTLVTPTLNPIVYSFRNKDMQAGIRKVFACLKH